The genomic interval CCATCTGGGCCCACCGCTGGTACGCCTACGGCGCCGACACCGGCCGCACCGGCCCCTCGGGCAACAAGGCGGGCGGCACCCAGATCGGTGACACCGGCATCTGGGTCGGCGACTACACCATGCAGCCGGAGAACGGCGGCCTCGGCGTCTTCGCCCACGAGTACGCGCACGACCTGGGCCTGCCCGACGAGTACGACACCTCCGGCAAGGGCGAGTCCTCGGTCGCCTACTGGTCGCTGATGTCCTCCGGCTCCTGGCTGGGCAACGGCAAGGACTCCATCGGCGACCTCCCCGGTGACATGAGCGCCTGGGACAAGCTCCAGCTCGGCTGGCTCAACTACGCCAAGGCGAAGGCGGCGACGAAGTCGACGCACAAGCTGGGCGTGGCCGAGTACAACACCAAGGACAAGCAGGCGCTCGTCGTCGACCTGCCCGCGAAGGCCGTGAAGACGGACGTCGTGAAGCCGGCCGAGGGCGGCAAGCAGTGGTGGGGCGGTCAGGGCGACGACCTGAAGAACACCCTCACCCGCTCCGTCGACCTCACGGGCAAGTCCAAGGCGCAGCTGGACCTCTCCGGCTGGTGGGACATCGAGGCCAACTACGACTACCTCTACGTCGAGGCCTCCACGGACGGCACCAACTGGACCCCGCTCGACGGCACCGCCGACGGCAGGTCCATCCCGCGCGACGGCGCCGACAAGCCGGCCCTGACGGGTGTCTCCGGCGCGTACAAGAAGCTCGCCTACCCGCTGGACGCCTACGCGGGCAAGAAGTTCGACCTGCGTCTGCGCTACCTGACGGACGGCGGCACCTCGGGCAAGGGCTTCACCGCCGACGCCATCACCCTCACCGCCGACGGCGCCCCGCTGTTCACGGACGGCGCCGAGGGCGACGACAACGGCTGGACGGCCAAGGGCTTCTCGCGCATCGGTGAGTCCTTCACCAAGGAGTACGCGCAGTACTACATCGCCGAGAACCGTCAGTACGTGTCGTACGACAAGACCCTCAAGGTCGGCCCGTACAACTTCGGCTGGCGCAAGGACCGTCCGTCCTGGGTGGAGCACTTCCCGTACCAGAACGGCCTGTTGATCTGGAAGTGGGACACCTCCCAGATCGACAACAACGTCAGCGCGCACCCCGGTGTCGGCCGTATCCTGCCCGTCGACGCGCACGCGAAGGCCGAGAAGTGGGCCGACGGCTCGCTGATGAAGAACGGCATCCAGGCGTACGACTCGACCTTCAGCTGGTTCCCGACCGACGGCTTCACCCTGCACCGGGACGGCGTCGCCGCCCGGGTCAAGGGCAAGCTGGGCACGCCGGTCTTCGACGACCGCAAGGGCTCGTACTTCGACAGGACGAACCCGACCGGCGGCGTGCAGCTTACTGACACCAACACCCGGATCAAGATCCTCACGGAGGCGCCGAGCGGCTCCACGATGACCCTCCAGGTGGGCCCCTCCGGCAAGTGATCCCCGAGTAATCGGCGTCATCGCAGGTCAGAGACGTATCGGCCGTCGCCCTCTAGCGGGCGGCGGCCGATCGCGTTTAGATGACCGGCGGGGGGCCGTTATTGACACTCCCGCCCGGGAGCCGGTTTCCGGCGGGGCGTGAGCGGCCCCTGACCGGTCCTGACCGGCACCGGGACGACGAGGGGAAGAGGTGGCGCGGGTGGCCGGAGGCGGATTCGCCAAGCTCCCGGGCGGCAGCGTGGTCGTCGCCCTGTCGCTGCCCAGCCCGCCCGGCGGCAGCGGGGCGCCCGGCGGGCGGGTCCGGGTCCTGGTGCACGCCGCGAACCGCCAGCGGGCCCTCACCCGGCTCCGCAACCTCGGCCTGCGCGCGGTCTACCTGCGGGGCAACACCGAGCCGCCCACTCCGGACGAGATAACGGCGGTCCTGCACCACCCGGACGGCCTGGTCTGGCGCGCGGCCCCGGACGACGACACGGAGTCCTGGCATCCGATACGGAGCCTGCTGCGGAGGCCCGCCGGTTCCGGCGCCTCCGGGGGCTGACGGCCGTACCGGCCGCGGTCGCGCGGGGCTCAGGGCCCGGCTCAGCCGCCCTGGACGACCGGCTTGCCGCTCAGCTCCACGCCCGCGTCCCGGAGCTCCTCCAGGGCCCGCTCCGTGGTCCGGGGGGCCACCCCGGCCGTGAGGTCCAGCAGGACCTGCGTCGCGAAGCCCTCCCGGCGGGCGTCCAGCGCCGTGGCCCGTACGCAGTGGTCCGTGGCGATGCCCACCACGTCGACCTCGGTCACGCCCCGCTCCCGCAGCCAGTCGGCGAGGGAGACGCCGTTCTCGTCGGTGCCCTCGAAGCCGCTGTAGGCCGCGGTGTAGGCGCCCTTGTCGAAGACGGCGTCTATGGCGCCGGAGGCGATCACCGGGGCGAAGTTGGGGTGGAAGCCGCTGCCCTCCGTGCCGGCCACGCAGTGCGCGGGCCAGGAGTGCTCGAAGTCCGGGTGGTCGGAGAAATGATCACCGGGGTCTATGTGGTGGTCGCGGGTGGCGACCACATGGCGGTAGCCCGCGGAGGCCTCGCCGACCAGGTCGGTGATGGCCGCGGCGACGTCGGCGCCGCCGGCGACCGCGAGGCTGCCGCCCTCGCAGAAGTCGTTCTGCACGTCGACGACGATCAGTGCACGCTGCATAGTGCGGATCCTTAAGGGAAGGGCCCTCGGCCGACAGTGCGGATCAAGTCGCTGTGTGACCGAGGGTAGTGACTCCTCCGGCGTAATGGGAGAGGGTGTCCGGCGCACCGGGGGCGCACGGCCCCCTCTCCCATGGTCGCCCCGGGCGTCGTTCCGGCGTCCGTCAGGGGCGGGGGCTCAGAGGTATTCCGTCGGCAGCACGGCCTCGCCGCGCGAGAGCTGTATCGC from Streptomyces albireticuli carries:
- a CDS encoding immune inhibitor A domain-containing protein, whose product is MKSSQRRVARSAAVATAVVLGATTLSAGFAQAAGATGDSGTDHPAGVVRSDPEQAGRGVEHDLKGPFTKKREAERKAALDKVIAGDARTEQRGGSKVVQLGKGKYVELAREKTDRIFTVLVEFGDKVDDTTMYDPDGPDGPKPPVKKFGGAPGPAHNRIDQPDRAKDNSTAWQKDYNRQHFQDLYFSKDKSKESLAKYYEKQSSGRYSVEGQVTDWVKVPFNEARYGSNYCGSTNCPSAWDLVRDGVNQWAADQKAAGRSDAEIKAELAKYDQWDRNDFDGDGNFNEPDGYIDHFQIVHAGEDESAGGGAQKTDAIWAHRWYAYGADTGRTGPSGNKAGGTQIGDTGIWVGDYTMQPENGGLGVFAHEYAHDLGLPDEYDTSGKGESSVAYWSLMSSGSWLGNGKDSIGDLPGDMSAWDKLQLGWLNYAKAKAATKSTHKLGVAEYNTKDKQALVVDLPAKAVKTDVVKPAEGGKQWWGGQGDDLKNTLTRSVDLTGKSKAQLDLSGWWDIEANYDYLYVEASTDGTNWTPLDGTADGRSIPRDGADKPALTGVSGAYKKLAYPLDAYAGKKFDLRLRYLTDGGTSGKGFTADAITLTADGAPLFTDGAEGDDNGWTAKGFSRIGESFTKEYAQYYIAENRQYVSYDKTLKVGPYNFGWRKDRPSWVEHFPYQNGLLIWKWDTSQIDNNVSAHPGVGRILPVDAHAKAEKWADGSLMKNGIQAYDSTFSWFPTDGFTLHRDGVAARVKGKLGTPVFDDRKGSYFDRTNPTGGVQLTDTNTRIKILTEAPSGSTMTLQVGPSGK
- a CDS encoding isochorismatase family protein, which codes for MQRALIVVDVQNDFCEGGSLAVAGGADVAAAITDLVGEASAGYRHVVATRDHHIDPGDHFSDHPDFEHSWPAHCVAGTEGSGFHPNFAPVIASGAIDAVFDKGAYTAAYSGFEGTDENGVSLADWLRERGVTEVDVVGIATDHCVRATALDARREGFATQVLLDLTAGVAPRTTERALEELRDAGVELSGKPVVQGG